AGCGCAGCCGCCGAAAAGGGTTTGCAACCGGGCATGCTGATTCGCAAGGTTGGTAAAACAGCTGTTCATACCGCGAAAGAGTTTGAAGCCGCCATGAAGAACGAAAACCTGAAGGATGGCGTGCTGTTGCAAATCCGGACCGAGCGCGGCAATCACCTCGTCGTGTTGGAACCGCAGCAGTAAAGCAAGCGTTTGAACCGTCACAGCCTTGCTAGCCTGCCCTACGATGGATCCAGCGGGCCGCGGCGGAAAACATAAACAATGCCCTGCATGAGCCGGGTCCCCACGAGCCTGGCTCTGAAGCCCCGCAAGGAATGCGGGGCTCTTTTTTTGCGCTGGGAGATGCCGGTCGGCTATTTCCACGGAAAATACAGCGGTTTGCCAGGTCCCCCCTCTGCTTGACGGACAGTTTGCCGCGACTAAGAATGCTGTAGTTGAGCTGGGGCCATTTGCTTGGCAGCGCCAAATAGCCGTGGGGGCGGCGCTGCGGCCACAATTCTCGCACACGCCAGGGTTTCGTATGTCGATTTTGCCTCGCTTGGCAGTGGGCGCCATTCAGCCCGATGCCGATCCGCAGCCGATGGTGTGGGCTTTGCTCAACGCTCTTGAGCAAGACGGTGTGCGGACGCAAACGTTTTTATCGCGCGCCTGCTTCAAGCCCTGCGATGGCGCGGCGGCCATCTCTAGCAACACCCCTCGGCACTTAGATAGTTGGCTGATGACGGCCGACGTTGCCCGGCAAGCGTTCTTGCGAACCGCCACCACCGCCGATTTAGCGATTGTGGAAGGGCGCTACGATCAGGCAATTTTGTCCAACGATCGAATGCGCGGAGTGAATGGGAAGGGTGTGGACGATAGCGTGGCACAATCCGCTTCGTCGCCTTCCGCTTCGGCGCCGCTGGGCGGAAGTTTGGATACCCTGGGCGAGTGGCTCGATCTGCCGCGCATTGCCGTAGTTGATGTGCAATTGCTCAGCCGGTGCCAGTTGCCGGCGCGGCCAATTGCCGATCGGTTGCTGTTAGATCGGGTAGCGGACCCATCCGATTTTTATCGCTGGCAAACTAACTTGGAATCGCTGTGGGGTATTCCGGTGGTCGGGGGGATGGACCAATGCACGGCCTTGCGGAAAAGCATTGCCGCACTGCCCGCCGGCGGCAAGCCACCCCGTGAACTGTGCGATATGCTGGGTCAGCGTTGGCGGAGCTTTTCAAGCGTAAATAGCATCATGCAGTTGGCCGCTCGTCATGGCGCGCCAGCCGACTGGCAGGCTGAATCGGCTACGGAACGGCAAACCCTCCCGCGCGGCAAAGTGCGCGTCGCCGTGGCCTACGACGAAGCATTCCACTGCTATTTTCCCGATACGCTCGATATGCTCGAGCTGCGGGGAGCCACGGTGCGCGTGTTTTCGCCGCTGCGTGATGAATGCCTACCCGCGGAAACCGATCTTGTGTATCTTGGCTGCGGCTCACCACACGAGCACGCCGCCGCACTGGCGGAAAATCACTGCATGTTGATGGCGCTCAAGGAGCATGTTTGCTCCGGCAAGCGAATTTATGCAGAAGGGGGCGGCCTGGCCTATTTGTGTCAGCATGTGGAAACCGCCGACGGCCAGCGCACGCCCATGGTGGGCGCATTGCGGGCAGTAGCGAAGCGGAATCCGCTGCGCGTGCCGCCGCAACCGGTCGAAATTACGCTGGCCGCCGAAAGTTGGCTGGGACCGATCGGCACCAAGTTGCGCGGCTATCGCAATAGCAACTGGCTACTCGAACCGACCGGCTGCATTACGCGATTTGCTCAAGAGCCGGATAGCGAGTTCGATTTGCTCGGGCGGCATCAGGCCATCGGCAGCCGAATTCACTTCAACTTTGCCGCCCAACCCATGTTGCTGGGCGGTTTTTTGCGCCCCTGTCCGGAAGCGCTTGCCTGGGGACTGGCGAAATAAGTGCGCGCGGCGATTCACCGTGCGCCCGTCGCTCGCCATCAGTGGATTTTGCAATCCCCGGAAGTTCCGCTCAGCCGCCACCCGCTATTCGCTGCTCTGGGCTTTTTCCTGCACCGGTTCGCCCACGTGCATTTGCAGAATGTGGCTTTGCACTTTGATCGCCCGAATCAGCACCCACACTTGCTGCAGCGTGAATTGCCGCGGATCCATGGCCGCTAGTTGCTCCAGTTCTTCGGTCATGGCGGCATGCTGATCGCTGGCCGCCTGCAAGCGCAAACTCGCCTCTTGGCAGGCGTCGGCCAAGCGTTCCTCCCGTCGCAAACCGTCGAGATTTTCGACCATATTGGCCAGTAGCAGGCAGAGCCGAGCGACATCGCGCGGCGCGCTGTCGGGCTGAAAACGCTCAATGTGCGCGGCCAATTCTTGGCAATTCATAACCAGTGCTCGCTTTCAAATTTGTTGCCAGGCCGCGAACCTGCCGGCCGGCAAATGTCTCTCCGTCGAACGGTCGCTAGACACAACCGACAAAGCTGCTTGCCGGCTTGTAGTCAGCGGATAGGAACGCCGCGAATGCGGAAAAAGGAACGAAAAGAAAAGCGGTCAAAATCAAACGCAACAAATCGCGTTCGCTGCCGTCTGCATGAAAGATAGCTTGTTTTCTCCCACGAGGATTGCACCCTGTTTCACATTCATTACGTGGCAGAGAAATCGGCTGTTCAAGTAAAAATCGAATGTTGCAGATTGCGGTCATTGTGGCAAAACAACAACGCAAAATTGAGCAGTGAGGCAGCCTAGTGCCTGCGGGAGGGAGCGCAAGCAACACCTAGGCGCTACAATTATGCATGCTTTGTAAAGTCCAGGCGGCCGCTTTACAATCGAGTGCAGATTTTGCATAACCGAAGAACGAAGCACTTACCTCTGTCATTACTCCATGCCCGAACTTGGTGTGAACATCGATCACGTGGCCACGTTGCGGCAGGCCCGCCGCACGCATGAGCCCGATCCCACTTGGGCGGCGGCCGAAGCGGAATTGGGCGGAGCCGACGGCATCACCATTCACCTGCGCGAAGACCGCCGGCACATTCAAGACCACGATTTGGAACTGCTGCGGCAAACCGTTAGTGTGAAGCTGAACTTGGAACTCGCCGCCGCCAGCGAAATTGTGAGCATTGCTTGTCGTGTGAAGCCCGACCAGGCCACGTTGGTCCCGGAGCGACGGGAAGAAGTGACGACCGAGGGAGGACTCGATGTGTGCGGCCAGCGGCAGGCTGTGGCGGGGGCGGTTGCAAAATTGCGCGACGCCGGAATTTACGTGAGCTTGTTTCTTGATCCCGATCCGCGGCAACTCGATCTGGCCAAAGCTGTGGGCGCCGAAGCCGTCGAACTGCATACCGGTCGTTATGCGCTCGCCAAGCCCGGCAAAGCACAAGCGGCGGAATTGGCCACGTTAATTGAGGCCGGCAAGCGCATTCGCGAGGCGGGACTGGCCTTACACGCCGGCCATGGATTACATTACCACAACGCGCCGCCGGTGGCCGCCATCGACGGCATGCACGAATTGAATATTGGCCACGCCATTGTTTCGCGGGCCGTTTTTGTTGGCCTGCGGGAAGCGGTGCGCGAAATGAAGCGGCTGATTGAGTAAACCCAAACCATCGTCGCACATTAAACAGCGCGACCAACGGTCGCGGCTTTATACTTGTATTCCGAACACTGAATTCAATTAATTTCATCATGCCTACCCGTGCTGAAAACTTTGCCGGATTATCGGTCGCCATTGTGACGCCGTTTCGCAACGATGAGGTCGATTACCCAGCGCTGAAAGCGCAAATCGAATTTCAAGTCGCCGCCGGAGCCACGTGCATTTGCCCCGTGGGAACCACTGGCGAATCGCCCACGCTTTCGCACGAGGAGCACGAACGTGTGGTGGCCGCTTCGGTCGAGTATGCCAATAAGCGGCTGAAGGTAATGCCTGGCACTGGCAGCAACAGCACACGGGAAGCGCTGCGGCTGACCAAATTTGCCGCCAAGCACGGCGCCGATGCGGCATTGGTGGTGGCGCCGTACTACAACAAGCCGACGCAGGAAGGGTTTTATCTGCACTTCAAAGCGCTCTCGGAAGCCGTCGATTTGCCGCTGTGCGTGTACAACATTCCGAGCCGAACGGGCAAAAACATTGAGCCGGAAACTTTTGCCCGGCTGGCCGAATTCAAGAACATAACCATGGTGAAAGAGGCCACCGGCTCGCTCGATCAGGCTTCGGCCATTGCCGCGCTGACCGATCTCACCATTCTCAGCGGCGACGATAGTTTAACGCTACCGCTATTGTCCATCGGCGGCCGGGGGGTCATTTCGGTCGCGGGGAACATTGTGCCCAAAGATGTCATCGCGTTGTGCAAGGCCTTCGACAGCGGAAACATTGCCGAAGCGCAGAAGTGGCATAAAAAGCTGTTTCCGCTTTGCCGAGACATGCTGGGATTGGCCACAAACCCCATTCCCATCAAAGCAGCCATGAAGCTTTTGGGCCGCGACACCGGTACGCTGCGCCTTCCCATGACCCCGCTGGATGCCGACAGCGAAGGCAAACTCCGCCAAACGCTGACGGCCTACGGATTGCTGTAACCCCAGCGGCAGCCGTCACAAGACGTTACGTTCCGGGCAGTTCTGCAGGCGCTAATCTTTTCGCCGACACGCGCCGACGAAAATAACCCACCAGCAAAATAATCACGGCCGACATCATCGGCCACGGGGCCAGCCTTTGCAGTGCGCCGGCAAAACTTGCTCCCTTGGCAAGCAATTCGTTCAATTCGATCTGTTGGCTATGGTCAACCGTTTGGCCCGCACGCACGATGTTAAGCAATTGATCCAAGCGGCTGGCTTGTTCGGCGGTGAGCCGGTTCGATCCGGCCATCGTCTCTGCCAATTTGTTGAGACGCAGCAAATCGCCGCCTGCCAGCGCCTCGCCGTGGGCATCTTTCAGCAGAGAATCAACCCAACGAATGTCTTCGTCGACGGAGCGGCCCACGATGTTCGGCCCAAGGAAACCGCCCAAATTGCCGAACATGTTGATAAAGCCAATCGCAGAAGCAGCAGCCGCGGCGCCCAAAAACATCGTGGGGATGGGCCAGAACGTCGGCAAATGCGCGTACATGCAGGAGCCAACCACCACCATGATGATTAGCACCGAGGCCAGCGGTACGGCATCTAACGCGGCTGCCAGCAGCATGCCCACGCTCACAGTCGCCAGCGGCACGCACACATGCCAAATTCGTTCCCGCTTGAGATCGGAATGCCATCCATTGAGCAGCATCGCCAAAAAGGCAAACACAAATGGCACCGTTGCCAAGTAGCCGGCCACTTGGCTGGAAACTCCGGATTGCGACTTGATGATTGCCGGCATGAACGTCGACAGGCCGTAACTCATCACATTCAGTCCGAAATATACGGCCGTGAGCAGGAACACCATCCCCAGATGATGGACCCAAGCCCCGTGGCCCTGGGTTTGCTTCGAGCGGTGCTCGGCTTCCAATTCACCCATTAACCAACTGCGTTCCACTTCCGGCAGCCAACGTGCTTTTTCCGGGCGATCTGGCAGCAAAAACATGGTGGCGATGGCGGCACAGACCGGCACCAGCCCTTCCACAATAAAAATCCAGCGCCAGCCGGGCAGGCCGAACCAATGCACGCCTAACAGAGCACTGGAAATCGGGGAGCCAATGGCGCTGGAAAGTGGAATGGCGGCCATAAATAAGGCGATGGCCTTCGCGCGATCCTGCGTGCGAAA
This genomic window from Pirellulales bacterium contains:
- a CDS encoding pyridoxine 5'-phosphate synthase, which produces MPELGVNIDHVATLRQARRTHEPDPTWAAAEAELGGADGITIHLREDRRHIQDHDLELLRQTVSVKLNLELAAASEIVSIACRVKPDQATLVPERREEVTTEGGLDVCGQRQAVAGAVAKLRDAGIYVSLFLDPDPRQLDLAKAVGAEAVELHTGRYALAKPGKAQAAELATLIEAGKRIREAGLALHAGHGLHYHNAPPVAAIDGMHELNIGHAIVSRAVFVGLREAVREMKRLIE
- a CDS encoding MFS transporter — translated: MNLPTEQIDRWGERWLRIFWRKPPVDVAERTRRRVTVHLLPFLFLLYILAYLDRVNVSVAQLGMELSPGEGGVGFSRSVVAFGAGMFFAGYWILEIPSALSVVRGSARWVFVRVLVLWGACATLVAYIGLPFAAAWFSWLPHLPENWLGLSGVAQFVNGLRTDAKYQFYFFRFMLGFFEGGFFPSVIMYLSLWFRTQDRAKAIALFMAAIPLSSAIGSPISSALLGVHWFGLPGWRWIFIVEGLVPVCAAIATMFLLPDRPEKARWLPEVERSWLMGELEAEHRSKQTQGHGAWVHHLGMVFLLTAVYFGLNVMSYGLSTFMPAIIKSQSGVSSQVAGYLATVPFVFAFLAMLLNGWHSDLKRERIWHVCVPLATVSVGMLLAAALDAVPLASVLIIMVVVGSCMYAHLPTFWPIPTMFLGAAAAASAIGFINMFGNLGGFLGPNIVGRSVDEDIRWVDSLLKDAHGEALAGGDLLRLNKLAETMAGSNRLTAEQASRLDQLLNIVRAGQTVDHSQQIELNELLAKGASFAGALQRLAPWPMMSAVIILLVGYFRRRVSAKRLAPAELPGT
- the dapA gene encoding 4-hydroxy-tetrahydrodipicolinate synthase, with translation MPTRAENFAGLSVAIVTPFRNDEVDYPALKAQIEFQVAAGATCICPVGTTGESPTLSHEEHERVVAASVEYANKRLKVMPGTGSNSTREALRLTKFAAKHGADAALVVAPYYNKPTQEGFYLHFKALSEAVDLPLCVYNIPSRTGKNIEPETFARLAEFKNITMVKEATGSLDQASAIAALTDLTILSGDDSLTLPLLSIGGRGVISVAGNIVPKDVIALCKAFDSGNIAEAQKWHKKLFPLCRDMLGLATNPIPIKAAMKLLGRDTGTLRLPMTPLDADSEGKLRQTLTAYGLL